The sequence GCCCACGTGCTCGAGCGCCGCCCCCGTGCGCTCCTGGATGAAGGCGCGGCGCATGGCCGCGGCGCTCTCGGTGTAGTCGTTGTCGCGATCTCGCGGGATGGGCACGCGTGGGTTCTTCGCATCGGCATCACTCATCGGCGTTCCGTCCTGTTGGAAGCAAGGGAGACTCCGGTGATGCTAGAGCACGGAGCGTGTCCCCCATATACCCGTGTCCGTTCCGCCGGGCCGGGGCGTGTTCCAGATAGCCGAAAACGGCCCGGTTGACCCGTGCGACGAGTGTCGCGTCATCGCGCTCGCCGCGGTCTCCCGCGGCGTCGACGAGGCCTTTCATGATCGCCAGGAGATCGTCGGCGACGAACGGGGGACACGGCGTGACCGCCATGTCGGATGCGTCGAGGCAGCGTTGGAGCGTACGGGTCAACAACTCACCAACGCGCTGCACTTCCTGGCCGACCGGCAGGCGACGTTCCTCCACATCGAGCAGCCGCGCGAGGGCTGGACGCCGGAACTGATAGGCAACGGCCACCTCGATCAATCGCTGGAGGCCCGTCCGCCCGCTCGTCTCCGTGTCGATGGCGGCGACGTCCGCCAGGAGCGTGGTCGTCTCCCTGAGCATCAGCGCCTTGGTGATCGCGTCCTTGCTGGGGAAGTACTGGTACAGGGAGCCGATGCTGACGCCAGCGCGCCGGGCCACCGCGTTGGTCGTATAGCCCTCGAAGCCCTCCGTTTCCAGAATGCGAGCAGCCGCTTCGAGCACGGCGGCGACGGTCGCCTCCGAGCGCTTCTGGCCGGGCGTCTTCCTCGGGTCGAGCGTGTGTGCAGGGGGTCGGGTGGCCATGGGTGAATGCGAGTAGCGA is a genomic window of Cystobacter fuscus DSM 2262 containing:
- a CDS encoding TetR/AcrR family transcriptional regulator, with the translated sequence MATRPPAHTLDPRKTPGQKRSEATVAAVLEAAARILETEGFEGYTTNAVARRAGVSIGSLYQYFPSKDAITKALMLRETTTLLADVAAIDTETSGRTGLQRLIEVAVAYQFRRPALARLLDVEERRLPVGQEVQRVGELLTRTLQRCLDASDMAVTPCPPFVADDLLAIMKGLVDAAGDRGERDDATLVARVNRAVFGYLEHAPARRNGHGYMGDTLRALASPESPLLPTGRNADE